One segment of Anomalospiza imberbis isolate Cuckoo-Finch-1a 21T00152 chromosome 2, ASM3175350v1, whole genome shotgun sequence DNA contains the following:
- the ETS2 gene encoding protein C-ets-2, translating to MSDFGVRNMDQVAPVSNMYRGMLKRQPAFDTFDSSNSLFAGYFCSLSEDQTLQEVPTGFDSTSYESNNCELPLLTPCSKAVMSQALKDTFSGFTKEQCRLGIPNNPWLWTEQQVCQWLSWATNEFSLANVNFHQFLMSGQDLCNLGKERFLELAPDFVGDILWEHLEQMIKDSQEKTQDQYVENSHLTSVPHWVNNNSLTVNVDQNSYGMQMPGYPKPLSYPKPSLLTDVCQTSTAPNLLNPEQDFPLFPKTQADAVGVNYCAVNQDFPRSNLNLLMDNSGKLREHESSDSGAESYESSDSMLQSWNSQSSLVDLQRVPSYESFEDDCSQSLCLSKPTMSFKDYIQERSDPVEQGKPVIPAAILAGFTGSGPIQLWQFLLELLTDKSCQSFISWTGDGWEFKLADPDEVARRWGRRKNKPKMNYEKLSRGLRYYYDKNIIHKTSGKRYVYRFVCDLHNLLGYTPEELHAMLGVQPDTED from the exons ATGAGTGACTTTGGGGTCAGGAACATGGATCAAGTAGCTCCCGTGTCCAACATGTACAGAGGAATGCTTAAG CGTCAGCCAGCGTTTGACACCTTTGATAGCTCAAACTCGCTTTTTGCTGGATATTTTTGCTCACTCAGTGAAGACCAAACACTTCAGGAAGTGCCAACAGGATTTGACTCCACTTCTTATG aGTCCAACAACTGTGAATTGCCTCTGTTAACCCCGTGCAGCAAGGCTGTGATGAGTCAGGCCCTGAAAGATACTTTCAGTGGTTTCACAAAGGAACAGTGTCGGCTGGGTATCCCAAATA ATCCCTGGCTGTGGACTGAACAACAAGTTTGCCAGTGGCTTTCATGGGCTACCAATGAGTTCAGCTTGGCAAATGTGAACTTCCATCAGTTTCTTATGAGTGGCCAAGACTTGTGCAACCTGGGCAAGGAGCGTTTCCTGGAACTGGCACCTGACTTTGTGGGTGATATTCTGTGGGAACACCTGGAACAGATGATAAAAG ACAGCCAAGAGAAAACACAGGATCAATATGTGGAGAACTCTCACCTCACCTCAGTTCCTCACTGGGTCAATAATAATTCCTTGa CTGTTAATGTAGATCAGAATTCCTATGGAATGCAAATGCCTGGATACCCTAAGCCCCTCAGTTATCCCAAACCCAGTCTCCTGACTGACGTCTGTCAGACTTCCACGGCACCGAATCTCCTAAACCCAGAACAAGACTTCCCATTGTTCCCTAAAACCCAAGCAGATGCTGTTGGTGTGAACTACTGTGCAGTAAACCAGGATTTCCCAAGGAGCAATCTCAACTTGCTGATGGATAACTCTG GCAAGCTGAGAGAGCATGAATCCAGCGACAGTGGCGCTGAGAGCTACGAGAGCTCGGATTCCATGCTGCAGTCCTGgaacagccaatcctccctGGTGGATTTGCAGCGTGTGCCATCCTACGAGAGCTTTGAGGATGACTGCAGCCAGTCCCTGTGCCTGAGCAAACCTACCATGTCCTTCAAAGACTACATTCAAGAGCGGAGTGATCCTGTGGAGCAAGGGAAACCAGTTATACCAGCAGCCATCCTGGCTGGCTTTACTG GCAGTGGCCCTATCCAGCTGTGGCAATTCCTTCTGGAGTTACTGACTGACAAGTCCTGTCAGTCATTCATTAGCTGGACAGGAGATGGATGGGAATTTAAACTTGCTGACCCAGATGAG GTGGCACGGCggtgggggaggaggaagaacaaGCCCAAGATGAACTACGAGAAGCTGAGCCGGGGCCTGCGCTACTACTACGACAAGAACATCATCCACAAGACGTCGGGCAAGCGCTACGTGTACCGCTTCGTGTGCGACCTGCACAACCTGCTGGGCTACACCCCCGAGGAGCTGCACGCCATGCTGGGCGTGCAGCCCGACACCGAGGACTGA